The proteins below are encoded in one region of Dasypus novemcinctus isolate mDasNov1 chromosome 13, mDasNov1.1.hap2, whole genome shotgun sequence:
- the RIIAD1 gene encoding RIIa domain-containing protein 1 yields MASLQNGLVGPDPGALSPEQLEQLRNFKIQTRIANEKYLRAHREVELLVSGFFREMFLKRPDNIREFAADYFTDPRLPNKIHMQLIKDKKTA; encoded by the exons ATGGCGTCGCTGCAGAACGGGCTGGTGGGGCCCGACCCGGGGGCGCTTAGCCCGGAGCAGCTGGAGCAGCTGCGCAACTTCAAG ATTCAGACTCGGATTGCTAACGAAAAATACCTAAGGGCCCACAGAGAAGTAGAGCTGCTCGTAAGTGGTTTCTTCAG GGAAATGTTTTTGAAAAGGCCGGACAACATTCGAGAATTCGCTGCAG ACTATTTCACGGATCCAAGACTTCCCAACAAGATTCACATGCAGCTAATTAAGGACAAGAAAACCGCTTAA